The following are from one region of the Abiotrophia defectiva ATCC 49176 genome:
- a CDS encoding polyphosphate polymerase domain-containing protein, with protein MKEHKVQKNFQRIESKYLVDAKTMAALEKEFSQHLVPDDYPVSTISNLYFDNVDYDLVEDSLARLHGREKVRMRTYDAKPKSDSFAFLEIKKKILEVGHKYRFVADMADIIHYVAHPTKAHPDANPELQLTLLELQRRYVALKPMMFIGYNRHSYRGIEDPKVRVTIDREVVYRNYALDLTAGRHGEPLIEENQVILEIKVNGDQPDWMVEILNRHQVEEISFSKYGQAYSKTLKASEVRLAL; from the coding sequence ATGAAAGAGCATAAAGTTCAAAAGAATTTCCAGCGTATCGAGAGTAAATACTTAGTGGATGCCAAGACCATGGCGGCATTAGAGAAGGAGTTTAGTCAACACCTGGTGCCAGATGACTACCCTGTCTCGACGATAAGTAACTTGTATTTTGATAATGTAGACTATGACTTAGTGGAAGATTCATTAGCTAGATTACATGGACGCGAGAAAGTCCGAATGAGAACCTATGATGCTAAGCCTAAGTCTGATAGTTTTGCCTTCTTAGAGATTAAGAAGAAGATTTTAGAAGTGGGGCATAAGTACCGTTTTGTAGCCGATATGGCAGATATCATTCACTATGTCGCCCATCCTACCAAAGCTCATCCAGATGCTAACCCAGAGTTGCAATTAACCTTATTAGAGCTACAACGTCGCTACGTAGCACTTAAGCCAATGATGTTTATTGGTTATAATCGCCACTCCTATCGTGGAATTGAAGATCCTAAGGTTCGTGTAACCATTGACCGCGAAGTTGTTTACCGAAACTACGCCTTAGATTTAACAGCTGGGCGGCATGGAGAACCATTAATCGAGGAAAATCAAGTTATTCTAGAAATCAAGGTCAATGGCGATCAACCTGACTGGATGGTTGAAATCTTGAACCGTCATCAAGTTGAAGAAATTTCTTTCTCTAAATACGGCCAAGCCTATTCTAAAACTTTAAAAGCTTCAGAAGTTCGCTTGGCTTTATAA
- a CDS encoding DUF4956 domain-containing protein, with protein MNQLFNSVYVANEANAKPEMLMMSLLVALLNGLWLAWVYKYKTLYTKDFVITLALLPTIIAMIIFLVNGNLGTSVAVAGTFSLIRFRSAAGGDKEMLVIFMATAIGLACGMGYIFLALGFTLVLTCLLLILEHVNFANTSQSRRYLTVKISADQDYDLLFEGIFEALCQSVELASISFEDGDALLKLDYIVDLKREVSDHTFINQFQAYNTLAKVSLSKVAKKKKTL; from the coding sequence ATGAACCAATTATTCAATTCAGTTTATGTGGCAAATGAAGCCAATGCTAAGCCTGAAATGTTAATGATGTCACTGCTAGTGGCTTTACTAAATGGTCTCTGGTTGGCTTGGGTCTATAAGTATAAGACGCTTTATACAAAGGATTTTGTTATTACTTTGGCTCTTTTGCCAACTATCATTGCCATGATTATCTTTTTAGTCAACGGTAATTTGGGTACCAGTGTGGCTGTAGCCGGGACCTTTAGCCTCATTCGTTTTCGTTCAGCGGCAGGGGGCGACAAGGAGATGCTAGTTATTTTTATGGCGACTGCCATCGGTTTAGCCTGTGGGATGGGCTATATCTTCCTAGCCCTTGGCTTTACCCTTGTTTTGACCTGTCTGCTCTTGATTTTGGAACATGTCAATTTTGCTAATACAAGCCAATCACGGCGCTATCTGACTGTGAAAATTTCGGCTGACCAAGATTATGATTTGCTCTTTGAGGGGATTTTTGAAGCGCTTTGTCAGTCTGTAGAACTGGCCTCCATATCTTTTGAAGATGGCGATGCCTTGCTTAAGTTAGACTATATCGTGGACCTTAAGCGTGAGGTTAGCGACCATACCTTTATTAATCAATTTCAGGCCTACAATACTTTAGCTAAAGTTAGCTTGAGTAAGGTAGCCAAGAAGAAGAAGACACTTTAG
- the hslU gene encoding ATP-dependent protease ATPase subunit HslU translates to MSQLTPRYVVNELNKYIIGQDEAKRAIAIALRNRLRRLKLDPDMQAEVKPKNILMIGPTGVGKTEIARRLAEIANAPFVKVEATKYTEIGYVGRDVEAMVRDLVEASIRMVKKIKHQEVREEAYERALTRLAKALKPGIKQEKKQQAQPNDFMAMLQQMTQSQEEPQEVVTDDIKVSRRQIKEQLRQGLLNDKEVTIELEEKKLQLNNLNPMMEQMMDVQSEFQNLRPKKKIKRSVTVKEALELLTEEESDHLVNQDDINQQALELAQNSGIIFIDEIDKIATSSNHGGEVSRQGVQRDILPIVEGSDVQTKYGIISTDHILFIGSGAFHVAKPSDLIPELQGRFPIRVQLTDLKVDDFRRILQEPAHAILHQYQAMLATEGVEVIFTESAIDKMAEYAVLLNESTDNIGARRLHTIVETVLEELLYEAADMNMGRIEINGAYVSQRLDKIVESPDLSHYIL, encoded by the coding sequence ATGAGTCAATTAACACCACGTTATGTTGTCAATGAGTTAAATAAATACATTATCGGACAAGATGAAGCCAAACGTGCCATTGCTATTGCTTTGCGCAATCGTCTGCGCCGTCTCAAGTTAGACCCTGATATGCAGGCTGAAGTAAAGCCAAAGAACATCTTGATGATTGGGCCAACTGGGGTCGGGAAGACCGAGATTGCGCGACGCTTGGCTGAAATTGCCAATGCTCCTTTTGTCAAAGTAGAAGCGACCAAGTATACCGAAATCGGTTATGTTGGTCGTGACGTAGAGGCCATGGTACGTGACTTGGTTGAAGCCAGCATTCGCATGGTCAAGAAGATTAAACATCAAGAAGTGAGAGAAGAGGCCTATGAGCGTGCCTTGACCCGTCTAGCAAAGGCTCTGAAACCTGGTATTAAACAAGAGAAAAAACAACAGGCCCAACCTAATGATTTTATGGCTATGTTGCAACAAATGACTCAAAGCCAGGAGGAACCTCAGGAAGTGGTGACAGATGACATTAAGGTCAGTCGCCGCCAAATCAAGGAGCAATTGCGTCAAGGCTTACTTAATGACAAGGAAGTCACCATTGAGTTAGAAGAGAAGAAACTGCAACTCAACAACTTAAACCCTATGATGGAACAAATGATGGACGTCCAATCCGAGTTCCAAAACTTACGTCCTAAGAAAAAAATCAAACGCAGTGTGACCGTCAAGGAAGCCCTTGAATTACTGACAGAAGAAGAGTCAGATCACCTAGTTAATCAGGATGATATCAACCAACAGGCTTTAGAACTGGCTCAAAACAGCGGGATTATTTTTATCGACGAGATCGATAAGATTGCGACTTCTTCCAACCATGGAGGAGAAGTTAGTCGCCAAGGGGTCCAACGTGACATTCTTCCGATTGTCGAAGGAAGTGACGTTCAGACTAAGTATGGTATTATTTCAACTGATCATATTCTCTTTATTGGATCGGGTGCCTTCCATGTGGCCAAACCTTCTGATTTAATTCCTGAATTACAAGGCCGCTTCCCAATCCGTGTCCAGTTGACCGACCTTAAGGTGGATGATTTCCGCCGTATCCTGCAAGAGCCAGCTCACGCTATTTTGCATCAATATCAAGCCATGCTAGCAACTGAAGGGGTAGAAGTTATCTTCACGGAATCTGCCATTGATAAAATGGCGGAATACGCGGTGCTATTAAATGAGTCAACCGATAATATTGGGGCTCGTCGTCTCCATACTATTGTCGAGACCGTCTTAGAGGAATTACTCTATGAAGCCGCGGATATGAACATGGGCCGTATTGAGATTAATGGGGCCTATGTCAGTCAACGTTTAGATAAAATAGTAGAAAGTCCTGATTTAAGCCACTATATCTTATAA
- the hslV gene encoding HslVU peptidase proteolytic subunit has product MTTICAVKKDNQLAMAGDGQITMGQQVIMKGSARKIRRIYHNQVLVGFAGGVADAITLSEMFETKLSEHQGQLTRAAVELAKSWRSDRTLQKLEALLIVMDKENLLMVSGTGEVIEPDDGILTIGSGGNYALAAARALKRNAPELSAVDIAKQALQIASEIDVFTNDQIRVEEA; this is encoded by the coding sequence ATGACAACAATTTGTGCTGTAAAAAAAGATAATCAACTAGCCATGGCTGGTGATGGCCAAATTACCATGGGCCAACAAGTCATTATGAAAGGCTCTGCCCGCAAGATTCGACGCATTTATCATAACCAAGTTCTAGTTGGCTTTGCAGGTGGTGTAGCGGACGCTATCACCTTATCAGAAATGTTCGAGACAAAGCTCAGTGAGCACCAAGGACAATTGACCAGAGCGGCTGTCGAACTAGCCAAATCTTGGCGTTCTGATCGTACTTTACAGAAGCTAGAAGCTCTACTAATCGTTATGGATAAAGAGAATCTCCTCATGGTCAGTGGGACCGGTGAAGTCATTGAGCCAGATGATGGGATTTTGACTATTGGCTCTGGGGGTAACTATGCCTTAGCAGCAGCCCGTGCTCTCAAGCGTAACGCGCCTGAATTGAGTGCCGTAGACATTGCCAAGCAAGCCTTGCAAATTGCTAGTGAGATTGATGTCTTCACCAATGACCAAATCCGTGTGGAAGAAGCCTAA
- the recQ gene encoding DNA helicase RecQ, with protein MHSLELAPQTKMGVLKAYYGYDHFRPGQEAIIDAILSGRDAMAIMPTSAGKSLCFQVPAMLMPGVTLVISPLISLMQDQVSSLEAMGIPAVLINSGQSLEENRQAVTALRSGRVKLAYIAPERLSNDYFLNLVSQLEVSLVAVDEAHCISQWGNDFRPSYQAIPHLLNYLAKRPIMAAFTATATQQVRQDIVHYLGLQKPFEMVTGFDRPNLFFALEEPGDKMRRLKELLASGEPSIVYCATRKDVESVASKLNQAGIQARPYHAGMDMLDRHAAQRAFQFDEIQVVVATNAFGMGIDKSNVRQVIHYAMPKDLESYYQEAGRAGRDGEDSRCTLFYSDRDIMTNVYLIEQGGDPIGRQKLNEMIDYCRTTQCLRGFMLRYFGESPHETNCQSCTNCTTTVEQVDITVPAQKILACVYRMGQRYGLTKVAEVLKGSQKADIKGTYLADLPTYGLMKDIPEAQIKRYISALVVEGYLKMVGQDYPILNLTFKAKPVLKGQEQVSIKHTLAMSIAKMSQVKARGNESHDAYDQVLFERLRQVRYDLAQKHQVPPFIIFSDATLRALCRHFPTTETAFLTISGVGQKKLSQYGYDFMQVIEAYLAEKDK; from the coding sequence ATGCATTCCCTTGAATTGGCACCCCAAACCAAAATGGGGGTTCTAAAAGCCTACTATGGGTATGATCATTTTCGTCCTGGTCAAGAAGCCATTATTGATGCCATTCTATCTGGACGGGATGCTATGGCCATTATGCCAACATCTGCCGGTAAGTCTCTCTGCTTTCAAGTGCCAGCTATGTTGATGCCAGGGGTTACCTTGGTGATTTCGCCGCTTATTTCGCTAATGCAAGATCAAGTTTCTAGCTTGGAAGCCATGGGCATACCTGCCGTACTGATTAATAGTGGGCAAAGCTTGGAAGAAAATCGTCAAGCAGTAACGGCCCTAAGAAGTGGGCGAGTCAAATTAGCCTATATTGCGCCAGAGCGCCTGTCAAATGACTATTTTTTGAACTTAGTCAGCCAATTAGAGGTTAGTTTAGTGGCGGTGGATGAAGCTCACTGTATCTCCCAATGGGGCAATGACTTTCGTCCTTCTTACCAAGCCATTCCTCATTTGCTAAACTATCTAGCCAAACGACCGATTATGGCGGCTTTTACGGCGACAGCCACGCAACAGGTTAGGCAAGACATTGTCCATTATTTAGGGCTGCAAAAGCCCTTTGAAATGGTAACGGGCTTTGACCGGCCAAATCTTTTCTTTGCCTTGGAAGAACCAGGAGATAAAATGAGAAGGCTAAAGGAATTATTGGCCAGTGGCGAGCCCAGCATCGTCTATTGCGCTACACGCAAAGACGTGGAGTCTGTCGCTAGTAAGCTAAATCAGGCCGGAATACAGGCCAGACCCTACCATGCTGGAATGGACATGTTAGATCGACACGCTGCTCAACGCGCCTTTCAATTTGATGAGATTCAGGTGGTGGTGGCAACTAATGCCTTTGGTATGGGGATTGATAAATCCAATGTGCGTCAGGTCATTCATTATGCTATGCCTAAGGATTTGGAATCCTACTATCAGGAAGCAGGCCGTGCTGGCCGTGATGGGGAAGACTCTCGTTGTACCTTGTTCTATTCAGACCGCGACATTATGACCAATGTCTACCTGATTGAACAAGGTGGCGATCCAATCGGACGCCAGAAACTCAATGAAATGATTGACTATTGCCGAACTACTCAGTGTTTGCGGGGCTTTATGTTACGTTACTTTGGTGAATCACCACATGAGACAAATTGTCAGTCCTGTACCAATTGCACGACGACAGTGGAACAGGTTGATATTACGGTGCCTGCGCAAAAGATTCTAGCCTGTGTCTATCGTATGGGCCAACGCTATGGTTTGACTAAGGTGGCCGAGGTCCTTAAGGGCAGTCAGAAGGCAGACATCAAAGGAACATATCTGGCTGATCTGCCCACTTATGGTCTCATGAAAGACATACCAGAAGCTCAAATTAAGCGTTATATTAGTGCCTTGGTGGTAGAAGGTTATCTTAAGATGGTAGGCCAAGACTATCCCATTCTCAACCTAACTTTTAAGGCTAAGCCGGTGCTAAAGGGGCAGGAACAAGTAAGTATTAAGCATACTTTGGCAATGAGTATTGCTAAGATGAGCCAAGTCAAGGCACGGGGCAATGAGAGTCACGACGCTTATGACCAAGTACTCTTTGAGCGTTTACGGCAAGTCCGCTATGATTTGGCTCAAAAGCATCAGGTGCCACCTTTTATTATTTTTTCGGATGCTACCTTGCGCGCCTTGTGTCGTCATTTC
- a CDS encoding aldose 1-epimerase family protein codes for MIQLENEQVIVKIKEMGAELTSVLDRASAYEFIWQGDPNYWGRQAPILFPIVGSLKEGAVSYQGQDYHLPRHGFARDSYFRVIAQSQQAVTFELTSNDETKALYPFDFVLQVSYILSGPGLTVSYTVHNPNASQVLYYNIGGHPAFNVCQNDKDEFDEVYLSFQPQEMLRHIPLDIASGLIELNKARYQELSRMELSHKTFKKDALIYQIKPETELLLEDAQASIGLSHHGMTFVGIWSPYPAKAPFVCLEPWAGIADSSETSGQWPEKYQVIEVGPSNVSTHDYTLTFTKKN; via the coding sequence ATGATACAACTAGAGAATGAGCAAGTGATTGTAAAAATTAAGGAGATGGGGGCTGAATTGACCTCTGTCTTGGACCGTGCGTCTGCTTATGAATTCATCTGGCAAGGGGATCCCAACTACTGGGGACGTCAGGCACCCATTCTCTTTCCGATTGTGGGTAGCTTAAAGGAAGGGGCTGTCTCCTATCAAGGGCAAGACTATCACTTACCACGTCATGGTTTTGCTAGAGATAGTTACTTTCGTGTCATTGCTCAGTCGCAACAAGCGGTTACCTTTGAACTTACATCAAATGATGAGACCAAAGCCCTTTATCCTTTTGACTTTGTGCTGCAAGTCTCCTATATTTTGTCTGGCCCAGGTTTGACTGTTTCTTATACGGTCCACAATCCTAATGCTAGCCAGGTATTATACTATAACATTGGGGGACATCCGGCCTTTAATGTCTGCCAAAATGATAAGGACGAGTTTGATGAGGTATACCTTAGCTTCCAACCGCAAGAGATGTTGCGCCATATCCCCCTAGATATAGCCAGTGGCTTAATTGAGCTTAATAAGGCACGCTACCAAGAGTTGAGTCGAATGGAGCTTAGTCACAAGACATTTAAAAAGGATGCGCTCATCTATCAAATCAAGCCAGAGACTGAGTTGCTTCTAGAAGACGCCCAGGCAAGCATCGGACTCAGCCATCATGGCATGACCTTTGTGGGGATTTGGTCTCCGTATCCTGCTAAAGCACCATTTGTCTGCCTAGAACCATGGGCAGGCATTGCGGATAGCAGTGAGACCAGTGGCCAGTGGCCAGAAAAATACCAGGTCATCGAAGTGGGACCATCCAATGTATCCACCCATGACTACACCCTGACTTTTACTAAGAAAAACTAA
- the topA gene encoding type I DNA topoisomerase, producing the protein MTYKYLVIVESPTKAKTIDKYLGKNYKVVASKGHLRDLPKSKMGVDIDNHFEPSYINIRGRGDTIKELRKYAKKAEKVYLAADPDREGEAIAWHLSYILGLDPNDKNRVVFNEITKDSVKEAFKHPRAIDQELVDAQQARRILDRVVGYSISPILWKKVKKGLSAGRVQSTALKLIIDRELEIRNFKPEEYWDIPTTFLKGKTKFQADFYALDGKKRELKSHQDVQTVMARIDQKAPFKIDEIEEKERRRKSQAPFTTSTLQQEASNRLGFRTSKTMMVAQQLYEGISLGRNTVGLITYMRTDSTRIAPSARQAALDYIDETFGSEYLGPGKVVRNSQSAQDAHEAIRPSNVTLTPESIQASLTKDQYRLYNLIWSRFVASQMADAVYDTIRCDLSQNGATFRANGSKIKFPGFLKVYPSQGTKDNFLPDLKVGEAVKVADMKPSQHFTQPPARYNEASLVKVLEEKGIGRPSTYSPTIETLRKRYYVKMVAKRFEPTELGEIVNNLMTSYFPNIVNTEFTAGLETELDAIEEGEFQWVQVLESFYEGFKGNLTKAEEEVAKIDIKDEPAGFACPECGHDMVIKIGRFGKFYACSNFPDCRHTEAIVKTIGVTCPQCHQGQVVERQSKKNRLFFGCNRYPDCDFVSWDKPVGRDCPVCQHYLVEKTSRKGKQVACSHCDYQEDIQK; encoded by the coding sequence GTGACTTATAAATATCTGGTGATTGTCGAATCACCAACAAAAGCAAAAACTATTGATAAATACTTGGGTAAGAACTATAAAGTAGTAGCCAGCAAAGGACACTTGCGTGATTTGCCTAAGAGTAAAATGGGTGTGGACATCGACAACCATTTTGAACCTAGCTACATTAACATTCGTGGTCGCGGAGATACCATTAAGGAACTGCGCAAATACGCCAAAAAAGCTGAAAAAGTCTATTTGGCAGCCGACCCGGACCGCGAAGGGGAAGCAATTGCTTGGCATCTGTCCTATATTTTAGGTTTAGATCCAAACGACAAGAATCGCGTAGTCTTTAACGAAATTACCAAGGATTCTGTTAAAGAGGCCTTCAAGCATCCGCGCGCCATTGACCAAGAACTAGTTGATGCCCAACAGGCGCGTCGAATCTTGGACCGGGTAGTCGGTTATTCTATTTCACCTATATTATGGAAGAAAGTTAAAAAAGGCTTATCTGCTGGTCGGGTGCAGTCGACAGCATTGAAGCTGATTATTGATCGCGAACTAGAAATCCGAAACTTCAAACCAGAAGAGTATTGGGATATTCCCACAACCTTCCTTAAGGGCAAAACCAAGTTCCAGGCTGATTTTTATGCACTGGATGGCAAGAAGCGTGAGCTTAAGAGCCACCAAGATGTCCAAACGGTGATGGCGCGAATTGATCAAAAGGCCCCATTCAAGATAGATGAGATTGAGGAGAAGGAGCGTCGTCGTAAGTCACAAGCCCCATTTACTACCTCAACTCTACAACAAGAAGCTTCTAATCGTCTTGGCTTCCGTACCAGCAAAACCATGATGGTCGCTCAACAGCTCTATGAAGGGATTAGCCTTGGCCGTAACACAGTCGGTTTGATTACCTATATGCGTACTGACTCAACCCGTATTGCGCCAAGTGCCCGTCAAGCTGCCTTGGATTATATTGACGAGACCTTTGGATCTGAATACCTTGGACCTGGCAAGGTAGTCCGTAATAGCCAAAGTGCACAAGATGCCCACGAAGCCATTCGACCATCCAATGTGACACTTACTCCAGAGTCTATCCAAGCATCCTTAACTAAGGACCAATATCGACTCTATAATTTGATTTGGTCACGTTTTGTAGCCAGTCAGATGGCAGATGCAGTCTACGACACCATTCGTTGCGACTTAAGTCAGAATGGTGCGACCTTCCGTGCAAATGGCTCTAAGATTAAATTCCCTGGTTTCCTTAAGGTTTATCCATCTCAAGGAACTAAGGATAACTTCCTGCCAGACTTAAAAGTTGGAGAAGCAGTCAAGGTTGCGGATATGAAGCCAAGTCAGCACTTCACCCAACCACCTGCTCGTTACAACGAAGCTTCCTTGGTTAAGGTCTTAGAAGAAAAGGGGATTGGCCGTCCATCTACCTATTCACCAACGATTGAAACTCTGCGCAAGCGTTACTATGTCAAAATGGTAGCCAAGCGGTTTGAACCAACTGAACTAGGCGAGATTGTCAATAATCTCATGACTAGTTATTTCCCTAATATCGTGAATACCGAGTTTACGGCTGGCTTAGAAACGGAACTAGATGCTATTGAAGAAGGCGAGTTCCAGTGGGTTCAAGTCCTAGAATCCTTCTATGAAGGCTTTAAAGGCAATTTAACCAAGGCCGAAGAAGAAGTAGCTAAGATTGATATCAAGGATGAGCCAGCTGGTTTTGCCTGTCCTGAATGTGGCCACGATATGGTCATTAAGATTGGCCGTTTTGGTAAGTTCTATGCTTGCAGCAATTTCCCAGATTGCCGCCATACAGAAGCAATCGTCAAAACCATTGGGGTGACCTGTCCGCAGTGTCATCAGGGCCAAGTGGTCGAACGCCAATCCAAGAAGAATCGGCTCTTCTTTGGCTGTAATCGATATCCTGACTGTGACTTTGTCTCTTGGGATAAGCCAGTTGGTCGCGACTGCCCAGTCTGCCAACACTATCTAGTAGAAAAAACAAGTCGCAAGGGCAAACAAGTTGCTTGCAGTCACTGTGACTATCAAGAAGATATTCAAAAGTAA
- the dprA gene encoding DNA-processing protein DprA has product MDLSMKEQLILLSLEGANYREIWYYLKHAINRACHRHALSLVDCQSMLIEVQKEEGILENPGFHFYLDDQSYLRVKDLAKHTLMIGEPTYPRAWLEIPKPPLLIYYQGHIEWLQEPLISIVGTRAISLQGQKDASSLTQALCQSGYVCVSGMALGVDAMVHRTALGSPGGKTIAILPAGFGTCYPRSHTSLMAELGQSQLLLSEYLPHIGIKKHHFIMRNRLVAGIAPALVVVEAALKSGSLITANFALQYNREIYVCPGHLSETNSAGCNQLIEAGANAIYSLPDFLGDLETLYRLQAIKN; this is encoded by the coding sequence ATGGATTTGTCGATGAAGGAACAACTCATTCTTTTAAGCCTTGAAGGTGCTAACTATCGTGAGATTTGGTATTACCTTAAGCATGCCATTAATAGAGCTTGCCATCGTCATGCACTTAGCCTTGTAGACTGTCAGTCCATGCTGATAGAAGTCCAGAAAGAAGAAGGCATATTAGAAAATCCAGGCTTTCATTTTTATCTGGATGACCAAAGCTATCTGAGAGTCAAGGACTTGGCTAAGCATACTCTTATGATTGGAGAGCCTACTTATCCTAGGGCTTGGTTAGAGATTCCTAAGCCTCCCTTATTAATCTATTATCAAGGGCATATTGAATGGTTACAAGAGCCACTGATTTCCATTGTTGGGACTCGTGCCATAAGTCTCCAAGGCCAAAAAGATGCCAGTTCTTTAACTCAAGCCTTATGTCAATCAGGCTATGTCTGTGTCTCAGGGATGGCCTTGGGAGTAGATGCCATGGTCCATCGAACGGCTCTGGGTTCCCCTGGCGGCAAAACTATTGCCATCTTACCAGCTGGCTTTGGCACCTGTTATCCACGAAGTCATACAAGCCTTATGGCTGAATTAGGGCAATCCCAATTGCTCTTGTCAGAGTATTTGCCTCATATAGGAATCAAAAAACATCATTTTATTATGCGTAATCGCTTGGTGGCGGGGATTGCACCAGCACTGGTTGTTGTGGAAGCAGCCTTGAAGAGCGGAAGCCTCATCACGGCTAATTTTGCCCTACAGTATAATCGAGAGATTTATGTCTGTCCAGGACATTTGAGTGAGACCAATTCAGCCGGATGTAATCAGTTAATTGAAGCGGGAGCTAATGCCATTTATAGCTTGCCAGACTTCTTGGGAGACCTGGAAACTCTCTATCGTCTCCAAGCAATAAAGAATTAA
- the xerC gene encoding tyrosine recombinase XerC, which translates to MQDAIARFLQYISVERRYSQKTLVAYQQDLVAFQSFIETSGGGDLKQIAYQDVRLYLAYLNEQAYAKTSIRRKLSSLRSFFTYCLSQGWLETNPMELVQYQVKKKTLPQFFYEEELTQLFDSLYKREDDAAWRDRMLLEVLYATGMRVSELSELSLDRLNLEVQLIRVLGKGNKERIVPLGDSATQAIRDYLTHLRPKIDSKKSQYLLLTDKGAQMTPRQIRTRLNSLVQEQAMNLKIYPHKLRHSFATHLLNKGADLRTVQELLGHANLSSTQIYTHVTKDQLRSQYLKAHPRAKQAKQDK; encoded by the coding sequence ATGCAAGATGCTATTGCGCGTTTTCTCCAATATATCAGTGTTGAAAGACGCTATTCCCAGAAGACCCTAGTTGCCTATCAACAAGACTTAGTGGCTTTTCAGTCTTTTATTGAGACTAGCGGTGGCGGCGATTTGAAGCAAATTGCCTATCAAGATGTTAGACTCTATTTGGCTTATCTCAATGAACAAGCCTATGCAAAGACTAGTATCCGCCGTAAATTATCCAGTCTACGGTCATTTTTTACCTACTGCTTAAGCCAGGGATGGCTTGAGACTAATCCCATGGAATTGGTTCAGTATCAGGTAAAGAAAAAGACTTTACCACAATTCTTCTATGAAGAAGAACTGACTCAACTCTTTGATTCCCTATATAAGCGGGAAGATGATGCGGCCTGGCGTGACCGAATGCTTCTAGAAGTTCTCTATGCGACCGGTATGCGGGTCAGCGAACTGAGCGAATTGAGCTTAGATCGCCTCAACTTAGAGGTACAACTTATTCGTGTTCTAGGGAAGGGAAATAAGGAGCGTATCGTCCCCTTGGGTGATTCGGCAACCCAAGCCATTCGCGATTATTTAACGCATCTAAGACCAAAAATAGACTCTAAGAAGAGTCAATACCTGCTACTGACTGACAAGGGTGCTCAAATGACACCTAGACAGATTCGGACGCGACTTAACAGTTTGGTTCAAGAACAAGCTATGAACTTGAAGATTTATCCCCACAAATTGCGGCATTCTTTTGCTACGCATTTGCTCAATAAAGGGGCAGATCTGAGAACGGTTCAAGAACTCTTGGGCCACGCCAACCTCAGTTCAACCCAAATTTATACGCATGTAACTAAAGACCAATTGCGCAGCCAATACCTTAAAGCTCATCCTAGAGCTAAACAAGCTAAGCAAGATAAATAA